The proteins below are encoded in one region of Eulemur rufifrons isolate Redbay chromosome 2, OSU_ERuf_1, whole genome shotgun sequence:
- the TMEM38A gene encoding trimeric intracellular cation channel type A: MDLLSALSLGELALSFSRVPLFPVFDLSYFIVSILYLKYEPGAVELSRRHPMASWLCAMLHCFGSYILADLLLGEPLIDYFSNNSSILLASAVWYLIFFCPLDLFYKCVCFLPVKLIFVAMKEVVRVRKIAVGIHHAHHHYHHGWFVMIATGWVKGSGVALMSNFEQLLRGVWKPETNELLHMSFPTKASLYGAILFTLQQTRWLPVSKATLIFIFTMFMVSCKVFLTATHSHSSPFDALEGYICPVLFGAAWGGDHHHDNHGGSHGGSHGVGGPGAQHSAVPAKSKEELSEGSRKKKTKKAD, from the exons ATGGACCTGCTCTCGGCTCTGAGCCTGGGCGAGCTGGCGCTCAGCTTCTCGCGGGTGCCGCTCTTTCCCGTCTTCGACCTCAGCTACTTCATCGTCTCCATTCTCTACCTCAAATATGAGCCAG GAGCAGTCGAACTGTCCCGGCGCCACCCCATGGCGTCCTGGCTGTGCGCCATGCTGCACTGTTTCGGGAGTTACATTCTGGCCGACCTACTCCTCGGGGAGCCCCTGATCGACTACTTCAGCAACAACTCCAGCATCTTGCTGGCCTCCGCGGTCTG GTACTTGATTTTCTTCTGTCCCCTGGATCTCTTCTATAAGTGTGTCTGCTTCCTGCCTGTCAAACTCATCTTCGTGGCCATGAAGGAGGTGGTGAGAGTCCGCAAGATCGCAGTGGGCATCCACCACGCacatcaccactaccaccatgGGTGGTTCGTCATGATCGCCACAGGGTGGGTCAAAG GCTCTGGCGTTGCCCTCATGTCCAACTTTGAGCAGCTGCTCCGAGGGGTCTGGAAGCCAGAGACCAACGAGCTCCTGCACATGTCCTT ccccacgAAGGCCAGCCTGTACGGAGCCATACTCTTCACCCTCCAGCAGACCCGCTGGCTCCCGGTGTCCAAAGCCACTCTCATCTTCATCTTCACCATGTTCATGGTGTCCTGTAAG GTGTTCCTGACGGCCACTCATTCTCACAGCTCCCCTTTTGATGCCCTGGAGGGCTACATCTGCCCTGTGCTGTTTGGGGCAGCCTGGGGGGGTGACCATCACCATGACAACCACGGAGGGTCCCATGGTGGTTCCCACGGCGTTGGTGGGCCGGGCGCCCAGCATTCGGCCGTGCCCGCCAAGTCCAAGGAGGAGCTGAGCGAGGGCTCCAGGAAGAAGAAGACCAAGAAGGCGGACTAG